Proteins encoded within one genomic window of Thioploca ingrica:
- a CDS encoding glutaredoxin-3 GrxC: MPVIRMYSTQLCPYCIRAERLLNQKGVAVNKILVDNNPEELTKMIQLTGRRTVPQIFIGEHHVGGFDDLVELDLEGDLEPLLQTS; the protein is encoded by the coding sequence ATGCCAGTTATTCGTATGTATAGCACTCAACTTTGTCCTTACTGTATCAGAGCGGAACGATTATTGAATCAGAAAGGGGTGGCAGTCAACAAAATTTTAGTGGATAACAATCCAGAAGAACTGACTAAAATGATCCAACTAACCGGGCGACGGACTGTTCCACAAATTTTTATTGGTGAGCACCATGTTGGTGGGTTTGATGATTTAGTGGAACTTGATCTAGAGGGTGATTTGGAGCCACTATTGCAAACAAGCTGA
- a CDS encoding OmpA/MotB domain-containing protein: protein MFDSAGRKILFGVVTGTLLSSAVISVLAVDEKETHNLIDSEGRAVLTSRQEECVQTPNTPNTPPKSFKECGSIGDRDGDGIPDDEDMCPDNTPEEISKGVYQDGPKKGCPIDTDNDGVPDYRDDCPNNTPLEISKGVDDRGCPLDSDGDGVPDYRDKCPGTPRGAAVDEDGCPIEGPSQAPVVFSSEALFDFDKSNLRPDGRKALDEFLSHKDIELVHSITVIGHTDPTGTDSYNMTLSKKRAATVANYLKSRLPATAQIISEGRGEKQLVERLPGESQKAWHQRCRRVEVGVKEYKRKQ from the coding sequence ATGTTTGATAGCGCCGGTCGTAAAATTTTATTCGGAGTAGTCACGGGGACATTATTGTCAAGCGCCGTGATATCCGTGTTAGCAGTAGATGAAAAAGAAACTCACAATTTAATTGATTCAGAGGGTAGAGCCGTTCTGACTAGCCGTCAGGAAGAATGTGTCCAAACCCCCAATACGCCGAATACACCGCCTAAATCATTTAAAGAATGCGGCAGTATCGGTGATCGAGATGGTGATGGCATTCCCGATGATGAAGATATGTGTCCGGATAATACGCCCGAAGAAATTTCTAAAGGCGTTTATCAGGACGGACCCAAGAAAGGTTGCCCCATCGATACGGATAATGATGGCGTACCGGATTATCGGGATGATTGTCCCAATAATACGCCACTAGAAATTTCTAAAGGAGTTGATGATCGCGGTTGTCCGCTAGACAGTGATGGTGACGGCGTGCCGGATTATCGAGATAAATGTCCAGGAACACCACGTGGTGCAGCAGTTGATGAGGATGGATGTCCAATCGAGGGACCTTCCCAAGCACCGGTCGTTTTTTCTTCCGAAGCACTCTTTGATTTTGACAAATCTAACTTAAGACCTGATGGGCGAAAAGCACTTGATGAATTCCTAAGCCATAAAGATATTGAGCTTGTCCATAGTATAACCGTGATAGGTCATACCGATCCAACGGGTACTGACAGTTACAATATGACGTTGTCCAAGAAACGTGCGGCAACCGTAGCCAATTATCTGAAATCCCGCTTACCCGCTACGGCGCAAATCATCTCTGAAGGTCGAGGTGAAAAACAACTGGTAGAACGTTTACCGGGTGAATCGCAAAAAGCTTGGCATCAGAGATGCCGTCGTGTTGAAGTTGGGGTTAAAGAGTATAAAAGAAAACAATAA